The genomic region TACCGGTCTCCCTGATCAGTCCGCCCTCCGCCCAGGCGGCTCCGGCGGCGGTGACCGAGGAGCAACTTCCGGCGTGCAGCGACCCATCGGTACCGGAGGACATCAACCACGCCTCCATCCGGCTGGAGGGACCGACCGCCGGATCCGAGGTCGCGGTAGACGCGAACGGCAAGATCGCCATCAACGGCTACCTGCACAAGCAGGCAACGATGGTGGACGTCTCGATCGAGAAGACGACCTCGTCCAGCTTCACCTTCGGTCCGCCGCCGCCCGGCGTCACGAACTGGTCTGCCTCGTGGACCACCAGCATGCGCCCGCCGCACCTGGGCCCGGTCCAGGTCTGTTCCCGCGCGGAACGTGAGCCCCACCGGTACGCGAAGATCCTGCGCGACATCACCGTGGTGGACCTGATCCCGCCGAGCAACGTCCCCGGCCTGACGGTCGGCACGATCACGGCGACCAGCGCCAAGGTGACCTGGAACGCTGCAACCGACAACTACGGCCTCGCCGGATACGAGGTCACCGTCGACGGCGGCACCGCGCAGCGGACCACAGTCGGCACGCGCTCGTACTCGATCACCGGGTTGCAGCCGTCCAGCAACCACACCGTCTCCGTGGTCGCAATCGACTTGGCCGGCAACCGGTCCGCGACGCCCGCCACGGCGTCCTTCACGACGGACGCGTTGCCGCCGCCGCCGGACGTCGATGCCGGTCTGACCCTGGACCCGGACGAGGGGGGCGCCCTCGCCAGCTGGCACCCGCAGCCCGCCAACGAGACGAGCTACCGCGCCTATCTGGACGGCCAGATCTACGACCAGTTCTCCGTGGAGCAGCTCTGCGTGGACGGCAACGGCAACGTGGCCAACCCGTGCACTGCCGACAGCGTCATCAAGCTCCCGATCGAGCCGCTGGAGGAGTACACGTCGTACGCGTTCCGGGTCGAAGCGCTGCGTGCCGACGGCACGGTGGCCCGGGAACTCGCCGGTGACTTCACCACGATGGTCCATGTGGACGAGGTGTCGGCGGCGACCACACAAACGACCGCCAGCGAGGCGTCGCAGTGCGCGGGCGCCGGTGGCGACTTCTACATCGCGGCCAGCTCACGCGCCACGGTGCCGGTACCCGCCGGCAGCACGGAGGTCTTCCTCGGCTGCTACCGGGCATCGGACAGCAGCTGCCTCGACGCCTTCCTGCCCCCGTCGGGCGAGAAGCTGCTCGACTGCGCGGACAGCATCACCAACATGCTCTTCGCGGTGGCCCCGACCGGCCGCGGCCCGGTGATCGCCTCGGTTGACGCCACCCCGCAGGCCCGCCTGCTGGTGCCGGGCGCGACGGCACCGATCGCCTGGTGTGCCAGCGGAGCCTGCGCGACCCTCCTGGCTCCCATCGCGGAGACGGTGGAGGTTGTGGCGCTTGCTCCGGCCGCCGCCGCCGGCACCTCGTGGATCGTCGTCGGTGCCGCCGGCATCGGCATCGGTGTCGTGCTGGGCGTCCTGCTCGCCATCCTGTTCCCCAGCACGATCGGCGTCAACGGCCTCATCGAGTACCCGATCGAGCACGACGTCGACTTCGACACGTTCGACAACTGGGGCCTGGACGAGGGCGAGTGGTACAACAGCCTGAAGGTCTACGCCGAAGTCATCAAGACCACGAAGCTGGTGGCTGACCAACGTGATCTCGCCTTCGCGTGGGACTCCAGCGAGGACTCGCGACTCAAGCGGATCATCGACGCGGCGTGCACGGCCCAGCGTGGCACCCAGGGCAAAGCCGGATGTGACGACAACGTCATCGTCTACGTCCCCGGCGGCAAGAACTATCGGGGAGAGGACCTCATCTACACCGGCAAGCACATCGTGGCCGCGATGGGCGACGGCGGGTTCCCGCAGCCGCCGACGCGGGCGGTGTGGTTCTACCCGGCGCGCAGCGTGAACGGTCAGGCAGCGCGCGCCAAGGGCTACGACCACGGCTGGTTCAACGACGCACAGTTCAAGCCGAACGCGTGCGACGTGCGGGTGCCCGGTCAGACCTGCGACGAATTCCCGTTCTGGGCTACAGACCAGGCGGTCAACCTGACCGGTCAGGTCGCCGACCTCAAGCTGGTGCCGACGACGGAGTCGCTGCCGCAGGCCAGAGACATCAACTCGTTCTACGGCAAGTGCAAGGTGACAAACGAAACGAAGTTCGTCGTGTTGCCAGTGAAGCCGTGGGTCGACGCCGGCGGCCCGAGCTTCGCCTTCAAGGTCAGCGGGGGCGGGGCTAGCCTCTGCATGACCCCCAAGGCCCCGTAGCCGAGGAGCTTCCTGATGCTCGATGACATGCGCGTGCTGCGCGACGCGGTGCACGGGTACCGCGTCGCGGCGACGGCTGCCGGCCTCGACTGGCCCGAGCAGCCCGAGCAGCCGGCCGGGCGACCGCCGGATCAGGTCCACCGGATCTTCGACGTGGATCACGTGGCGGAGCAGCTCACCTGGTTGCACTCACAGCGCTGGCCCGACCGGCAGGTGCTGCCCAACGTCGGATGGCGAATGCCATGGCCGGAGGGCGGGGAGGCGCTGGACTATCTGGGGCTGTCGATCGGCACGCCGTTCCCGTGGCGGCAGCAACTGCCACTGTTCCACTTCGATTTCCTCCTCTACACGTTCGTCCTCGCGGGCGAGCACGAGGGTGAGATCTGGCGCTACCCGGTCTCCGAAGACTCCTGGGAGTCGGTCCGTGCCAGCACCAGCCTGGCCACGCTGTTCGACCAGTGGACCAGGGGAATCGCCGCCGGTGTGGTCGTCTACGACGAGGGCCGCAAGTGGCTCCTGGTTGACGACCTGGCCAAGGCCCAAGGGCTCGACCCGCTGGCCTTCCCGGTGAGTCCGGTTCAGGAGACGCTGCTGCGGGCGCGGCAGCGCGAATGCGGGGTCGACATGGCTGCCGTCGAGGACGGCTTCGAGCACAGCGAGGAGTTGCTCGACGCTATCGACGCCGCCAAGGCGTCGCTCGACGCGTAAGCCCTGGCCGTCCACAACAGCGCCGCGCCGCCACCCCGACGAAGGGGTGGCGGCGCGGCGAGGCCGGCTAGCCCTACTCGGGGCTCTCGTAGACCCGGCGGATGTCCACCTCCACGTCACCGATCGTCCCGGCGAAAATGTCGGCGAACCGTCGCCCCCACTCCACGGCCTCCTCGCGTGAGCGCACGTCCACGAGCGCGAACCCCGCGATCAGTTCCTTGGTCTCGGTGAACGGCCCGTCGGTGACTGTGGTCTTGCCGCTGGTCACGGTGATCCGGGTGGCGTCGTCCTTGGAGGTCGGGCAGAGCCCCTCGGCGGCGAGCAGGATGCCGGACTGCCCGGCCTCCTTCATGAAGGACTCCATCCGGGTCAGGAACTCCGGACTCGGGTTGAACGCCCCCGGCAGGGTCTCGTCAAGCTTGTGCATCATCATGTAGCGCATCGATCGATCCTTTCGTTGTCGACGAACAGTGGTCAGTTGGTGATCTCTCGACCGCAGAGCGCGGTCAGCCAGCCGAAGACGACGACGCAGGCGAGCGCCATCCGGACGCTGATGCTGCCCTGGTCGGGCCAGGCCAGGATCGCGACGACGGCCAGTGCGCTGCCGAGGCTGACGGTCGCCCAGCCGCGCTCGCCGGCCCGCCACGAGGTGCGGGCCAAGACCAGGCAGGCGATGGTCAGCGACCCGAAGGCCAGCATCGCGCCCACGCCGTGGCCGACGGCGTGCCAGCTCATCTCCTCCGGCGCACCCTCCGGCGCGCCGGCAGGCCAGCCCATGCTGGGGTCGGAGACCAGCACACCCCCGATGATCAGACCGACGCCGTGCACGCCGATCAGCGCTGGTCCCCACGTCCCGCCCGGCTTACCGCGCAGCGCCCGGCGCAGCCCGACCGCGCCGGCCACGGCGAGCAGCCCGGTCACCACGAAGTTGGTGATCTGGATCCAGCCCAGATCGCCCAGGGCGAGCAGGCTGAGCGGCTGCCGGCTCAGGTCGAAACCGTCGCGGGTGAGCACCTGGGCGGCGGCCACCAGCCCGAACAGCGGGCCGGCGGCGGCTCCGCCGACCAGCAGCGCCCTGGTCGCCGTACGCCGGGAGTCGACGCCCGCCACGGCGGACCCCGCACCACCGGTGCTGGTCATTGTCGTCATGTGTCCTCCTCTCGCCGGCCGGTGGCCGGTCCCGCGTGCCGGCCGGGCCGGCTTTTCACTGACGCGTCGAGCGGCCGGGCCGGGATACGACATGGCGGGCGGAGAATTTTTCAGCGGCTCGGCGCGACACCGCGGGCGCAGTCGGCGGCACGGGCGAGCAGCAGGGCGCGTTCGCGTTCGTTGCCCGTCAGTTCGGCGGCCCGTTCGAACTCGGCACGCGCCTCGTCGTGGCGGCCCAGCTTGGCAAGCAGGTCACCGAGGACGCTTGGCAGCAGGTGGTAGTGGGCCAGCGCCGGCTCCTGCACCAGCGCCTGAGCCAGTTCCAGACCGGCGGCCGGGCCGTGCGCGAAGGAGACCGCGACGGCCCGGTTCAGCTCCACGACCGGCGACGGTACGACCCGGGCCAGCTCCGCATAGCCGTCGGCGATGCGCGCCCACTCAGTGTCCTGCGGGGTCGCCGCGCGGGCGTGGCAGGCGGCGATCTCCGCCTGGAGGGTGTACGGACCGGGCGGGCCGTCCGCCGCCCGTGCCCGGTCCAGGGCGGCCAGGCCCCGGCGGATCAGCAGCCGGTCCCAGCGCCCCCGGTCCTGTTCCAGCAGCAGGACCGGCTCGCCGTCGGCGTCGACCCGGGCGGCGGTACGCGACGCCTGTATCTCCAGCAGCGCGGCGAGCCCGTGCACCTCCGGCTCCTCGGGCATCAACTCCTGGAGGAGGCGGGCCAGGCGCAGCGCGTCGGCGCAGAGTTCCGGGCGCATCCAGTCGTCGCCGGCCGTCGCGGAGTAGCCCTCGTTGAAGATCAGATAGATGACCTCCAGCACGGAGGCGAGCCGCTCGGCGCGGGCGGCCACGCCGGGCACCTCGAACGGCACCTTGGCCTCGGCGAGGGTCTTCTTGGCCCGGGTGATCCGCTGCGCGACAGTGGTCTCGGACACCAGGAAGGCCCTGGCGATCTCCTCGGTCTTCAGCCCGCCCAGCACGCGCAGGGTCAGCGCCGCCCGCGCCTGCGGCGACAGCACCGGGTGGCAGGCCGTGAAGACCAGCCGCAGCAGGTCGTCGTCGATGCGCTCCTCGAAGGTCGCGTCGAAGTTCGGGGTGAACCCGTCGTCGCCGAGATCCTGCCCGAGCTGTTCGACCGACCGTTCCAGCAGCTTGCGGCGTCGCAACGCGTCGATCGCCCGCCGCTTGCCGACAGTGGTCAGCCACGCTCCCGGATTGGCCGGTACGCCGTCGCGCGGCCACTGCTCCAGCGCGGCGACCAGGGCGTCCTGGGCGAGTTCCTCGGCCCAGCCGACATCGCGTACCAGCCCGGCGAGGGCGGCGACGACCCGCCCGGCCTCGATTCGCCACACCGCCTCCACTGTGCGGTGTACCTGCTCAACCCCCATGACTGCCCATCAGAGCAGGGCGGATCGGGCTCCACAAGGACCGCTCGTTCAATCGACGTGACGCGGACGGGTCAGCGGGCCCCGAGCCGGAAACCGCGACGGGGCACGCGGCGGGTACGCCTCGCAGTGCCCGTCCCACTGCGCGGCGGCGACCGTGAGGGCGTCCGCGGAGACCGTGAGGATCAACGGGTAGATGGCTGTGGTCGGGCGGCGCATCCACGGGGGCAGCGACTCGGCGGAGAACTCCACGATCAGCTCCAACCGGCGGCGACGGATCACCCGCGACCGCAGCGCCAGGTTGGGCTCGGTGAAGCGGACCGCCGCCGGTGGCGGGGCCGGTTGGGCGGCGGCTCGCGCCTGGCCGTACAGCCAACTGCCGAGCGCGCGGGCCTCCTCGACCATGAGGCTCGGGTAGTGGTGAGACCAGGTCTGACCGTCGGCGGTGCGGGCGTCCACCTCGACGAGCAGCCAGTCCTGCCAACCTGGGGACACCCGATCGGGGTCGTCGGGCGGGTCGATGCCGGGCTGGTAGCCGACCGGGCGGATCCGCACCCGGGCGCCATCGTCGGACCGGATCTCCACTCGATCATTGTGGCCGACCGAAGCAGACTTCAAGCCCCAAATCGGTCACTTCGTGATCGTTCGACGTACACCCTGGTGCTCGGCGCACGCGCCCGGCCGCCCACCGGCCAGGCTGACCGAGCCGTCCCGGCACTGCACCAGATAGCCCCGACCGGCCCAGAACTGCGGCACGCACTCGAACCAGTCACACACCTCGGCAGCCGGCCGGCGGATCCGGGTGCCGCCGCAGAAGTCGTACCCCAGCGGGTTTTCCGGGGCGCCGCAGCGCGGGTCGCGTGACGGGCTGGACGACGGACGCGGAGACTTCGTCGACTTCGTGGGCTTGGGCGTGCTGGCCTTCGCGGGCGGCGCGGGTACCGGGCGGACCAGCGCGGGCACGGCACTGGAACTAGGCGCCGGGGTGGCCGCGACCGCGACCTCCGCGCCGCCGACGGGATCCGACGGGTTCGAGTCGATGAGCGCCGCCGGCACCAGCAACGCGATGCCGGCCGCCACAGCGACAGTGCGCCGACCACCGGGCACGAACGACAGGAGCCGCGCCTGCGCGGGCGTGGCCACTGCCGGCCGGAACGGTTTGAGCTGGTCGTGCTCGGCGATCAGCTCGTCGAGCTGGGCGAGCACCGCCGGACGTTGCTCGATCGCGTCGGCGAACGCCAGCGTGAGCTTGAACCGGAAGTCCGCCGCCGCGTCGGCGGGCAGCATCAACCCGGAGGTCCGCGGCCGGTCCAACACCTGGATCAGCGTGACCGGCGCCGCCGGGTCGTGGGCCAGGCCGGTCATCCGGCCGTACGCCCAGTCGCGCCGGCCCCGCCCGCCCAACAGCACCAGCCGGCGACTCGTGATGACAGCCATGCCGGCGTCGATGACGCGAACACCGTCCGGGCGGCGTGGGCGCAGCGGCCCGGCCGCCGGGGCGACCGCGAGGTCCGGCGCGGGCAGCACCGTCGTGTGGCGCACCTCGACCAGTTGCGCGGCGGGGAGGGCCCACAGCACCACCTCGCCGTCGCCCAACTCCAGTGGCAGGCCGGCACCGGCTGCGGCGGAGCCGTGGAAGTCGGCGGCCAGTGCGCGGAGCCGCCGTAACTCGTCGTCGCGGCGCCGCCACGCCGCCTCGGCGCCACGGAACGTGCTGACCCGCCGCACGTTCTGCCGGTGCGCCCACCGGTACCGCCAAGTGGAACCCGTCGAATCAGTCTTTGCCACGCCGACTCCTTCGCCGCGCAGACCACCAATCTGGGGTGTCACTGGCTTAACAGCCCCGACACGCCGGCCGGACACGCCAGACTGGACGAAATATCCGATCGGCGGACCAAATCACACGATAGGGCGATATTGCTACGGGAGGAGGTGAGGTCATGCCGCCAGGCACAGCGCCCGGGGTGGTGATCGGGGTCGACATCGGCACCACCAGTACCAAAGCCGTCGCGTACGGCACCGACGGGCGGCAGCTCGCCAGCCACGCGGCCGGCTATCCCCTCAACGACCCGCAGCCCGGGTACGCCGAACAGGACCCGGACGTCATCCTCGCCGCGGTCGTCGGCTCGATCCGCTCGGTGGTGGCCGAACTGTCCACGCCGGTGGCCGGGCTGGCCTTCTGCTCCGCAATGCACAGCCTTATCGGGCTCGACCCGGACGGCAACGCCCTCACCCCGTCGGTGACCTGGGCCGACTCGCGCGCCACACGGCAGGCCGAACGGTTGCGGGCGGTGCCGTCCGGGCTGGCGCTGCACCGCCGCACCGGCACACCGATGCATCCGATGTCGCCACTGCCCAAACTCCTCTGGTACGCCGAGCAGGAGCCGATGCTCTTCGAACGGGTCGCCCACTGGGGCGGCATCAAGGAATGGGTGCTGGGGCGGCTCTGCGACACGCTCGTGATCGACCACTCCATCGCCTCGGCCACCGGGCTGCTGGACATCCACCACCTGGAGTGGGACATCGAGGCGCTGACCATCGCCGGCATCACCGAGGAGCAACTGCCGCAACTGGTCGCCACCACCGCCGTCCTACCCGGGCTCACCCCGTGGGCCGCCGCCGCGGTCGGTCTGCCGCAGCGCACGCCGGTGGTGGTCGGCGCCGGTGACGGGCCGCTGGCGAACCTCGGCCTGGGCGCGGTGCACCCCGGCATGGTGGCCTGCTCGATCGGCACCAGCGGCGCGATTCGGGTCATGGTCGAACGCCCCGGCGTCGACCCGTTGGGCGGAGTGTTCTGCTACGCGCTCACCGAGACTCGCTGGACGGTCGGCGGCGCGATCAACAACGGCGGCATCGTGCTCAAATGGGCAGGCGCGGCGCTCGCACCTGAGCTGGGTGAGCACTCAGAGGCTGAACTCGTCGCCATCGCCGCCCGAGCGCCGGTCGGCTCCGGTGGGCTCATCATGCTGCCGTACCTGCACAGCGAGCGCGCTCCACACTGGAGTGCGCTGCCCCGCGGCGCGTACGTGGGGCTGACCCACGGGCACCGACGCGAACACCTCGTACGGGCCGCCATGGAGGGCGTCTGCCAGCAGCTCGCGCTGGTGCTCAGCTCGGTGCGCGCCGCGGGCAACGAGGTTGGCGAGATCCGAGCCGGCGGCGGCTTCGCCCACAGCGGCCTGTGGCGGCAGATGCTCGCCGACGTGCTCGGCGTACCGGTGCGCTTCCCGGCCGCCCACGAGGGGTCGAGCTTCGGCGCGGCGCTGCTCGGGATGCAGGCGCTGGGGCTGATCCCCAGCATCGACGTGGCCGCCGACCTGGTGCGGATCGACGAGACCATCCGCCCCGACCCGGCCGCCGCCGCCACCTACGCGGCGCTGCTGCCGCTCTTCGCCGAGCTGTACGACGCGCTCGTGCCCGCCTTCACCTCGATGCGCCGGCTGGCGCCCGGCCTACCCGCCCAGCCCGTCACTCCCGCAGGGCCGCCGATGTAGCCGTCGAGGCGACCGGCGACGGTGACGGGTGGGCGGCTGCGCTGTCGTGACGGTGACGTGTGCGCGGCCGTGCTGTCGTGAGCGCCCGGGTCAGGGCGCCTCGACGCCGGAGATCAGGTATCGGTTCACGGCGGCGTCGAGGATGGCAACGGTCTGCTCCTCGCTCGGCCCGGAGTCGCGGAACGCCTCCAGCTGCTCCGGGGATTCCCAGCGCTCGTAGACATGGATCCGCCCCGGCTCCAGCGGATCGGCCGCGAGCAGGAAGTCGAGGCAACCCGGGGTGGCGCGGGCTTGGGCGATGACCTGGGCACAACCGGCCAGATAGGAGTCGCGCGCGTCCGGCTCCACCTGCAAGCTTCCTGCGATGATCAGCATTGGGGTCCTTCCGGGGCCGGCAGTGCTGCTGGGCGTGATGCCTGTGAGTCATTTTGATACCTCTGAGTCATCACGCTATCGAGGACCCGGCCGCCCCGGCGGGTGACCTCACACGCCGGGGATGTTCGCCGGCGGGTTCTCCCCCACCAGGTCCGCCGCCGGCGGGTCGGCCACCACCGGAAGCCCGAAATCCGAGTACGTCAGGTCGAGCTGTGCGGTCTTCGACTGCTCGGTGGCCAGCTCGATCCGGTAGCGGACCAGCCGGCCCTGGTCGTCCACCGTGGCGGTGAACGGCACAGCGGCGGCCCGATCGCCGAGTACCCCGCCGACCGCGCTGCCCAGCACGGCGGCGCTGTCGCGCAGGTCCAGCGTGCCCGCGTACTCCCGGACGCCGGTCTGACGGGCCTTGGCCGGCGCGGTAAGCGTGCTGGCCAGCCGGGTGTTGTCCAGGCCCTTGTTGGCGGCCGGCGAGCCGGGCGCCCCGACGTGCCACCACGTCTTGCCGTCCCATACCGGGATCCGCCGGTCCGGTGCGCTGACCCGCACGTAGACGTCCGGGCCGGTGGTCAACCGTTCGATCTTGACCTCGCCGTTGGGCACCTTCAGCGACGTGGTTTCCAGGCCGCGACGCGCCTTCGGATCCCAGACGAGCACCGTGGCGTCCCCGTCGCCCGCCCCGCCGGTGCCCAGCGTCAGCTTGTACGGCTGCTCGTCCACCTTCGCGGCGGCGGCGGCCAGCACACCGACCGGATCGGTCGGGGCCGGCGCGGGTGACGCACCGGTCGAAGGGCTGGTCGCAGCGGCCGACGTGCCGGCCGACGGACGGCCGGCGTCCGGCTCGTCACCGGCGGCGACCAGGGCCCACACCCCGGCGGCCACCGCCACGGCGAGGACGACGCCGGCGGCGACCAGCTTGGGCTTCTTCACTGTCATCTCCCCCGAGCGGGGCGCCCGCCCGGCCGGTCGCCGATCGACGCTCACCGCGGTGCGGTCCGGCCAGACTAGCCGGACCGCACCGGCTCACGCGCGGCTGATCGCGTTGGCGTGGATCGCCTCGTTGAGGTACTCCGCCAGGCCGGGAGCGATGTTCTCGTAGTGCGCGGTGAACCGCTCGTCGGCAAGGTACATGTCGGCCAGCCCCGTGTGGACCTCGTACGAGCACTCGTAGAACCAGCGGCTGATGACCTGCCGGTGCTCCTCGGCCAACTCCATCGCCTCCGGGCTGTCCGCTGGCGCGCCCGAGGCGAGCACGGCGACGATCCGCCGACCCCACTCCTCGCTCTCCGCCTTGATCCGCAGCCAGTCCTCCTTGCTGTGGCCCGCCACACGCCGGTTCGACTCCCGGTACGCGTCGGTGCCACCCCAACGCCGCTCGGCCTCGGCCTCGTGCTCCTCCGGCTTGAAGTCCCCGAAGACCTCGAAGCGCTCCTCGGGAGTCAGGTGGATGTTCAACTTGCTCGCCTCCATCGCGAACTCGATCGCCGCGACCATCTCCTGCAACCGTTTGATCCGTACCGTCAGCAGCTCGTGCTGCCGCCGCAGGTGCGCGGCCGGGTCGGCCGCCGGTTCATCGATGATCTCCGCGATCTGCTCAAGCGGGAAACCCAGCTCGCGGTAGTACAGGACGAGCTGCAACCGTTGCAGGTCCGCGTCGTCGTAGCGGCGGTAGCCAGCCGCCGTCCGGCCGCTCGGCGAGAGCAGCCCGATCTCGTCGTAGTGGTGCAACGTCCGGACCGTCACGCCGGCGACCCGCGCCACCTG from Micromonospora profundi harbors:
- a CDS encoding RNA polymerase sigma factor → MGVEQVHRTVEAVWRIEAGRVVAALAGLVRDVGWAEELAQDALVAALEQWPRDGVPANPGAWLTTVGKRRAIDALRRRKLLERSVEQLGQDLGDDGFTPNFDATFEERIDDDLLRLVFTACHPVLSPQARAALTLRVLGGLKTEEIARAFLVSETTVAQRITRAKKTLAEAKVPFEVPGVAARAERLASVLEVIYLIFNEGYSATAGDDWMRPELCADALRLARLLQELMPEEPEVHGLAALLEIQASRTAARVDADGEPVLLLEQDRGRWDRLLIRRGLAALDRARAADGPPGPYTLQAEIAACHARAATPQDTEWARIADGYAELARVVPSPVVELNRAVAVSFAHGPAAGLELAQALVQEPALAHYHLLPSVLGDLLAKLGRHDEARAEFERAAELTGNERERALLLARAADCARGVAPSR
- a CDS encoding YciI family protein; protein product: MRYMMMHKLDETLPGAFNPSPEFLTRMESFMKEAGQSGILLAAEGLCPTSKDDATRITVTSGKTTVTDGPFTETKELIAGFALVDVRSREEAVEWGRRFADIFAGTIGDVEVDIRRVYESPE
- a CDS encoding DUF998 domain-containing protein, encoding MTTMTSTGGAGSAVAGVDSRRTATRALLVGGAAAGPLFGLVAAAQVLTRDGFDLSRQPLSLLALGDLGWIQITNFVVTGLLAVAGAVGLRRALRGKPGGTWGPALIGVHGVGLIIGGVLVSDPSMGWPAGAPEGAPEEMSWHAVGHGVGAMLAFGSLTIACLVLARTSWRAGERGWATVSLGSALAVVAILAWPDQGSISVRMALACVVVFGWLTALCGREITN
- a CDS encoding putative quinol monooxygenase, coding for MLIIAGSLQVEPDARDSYLAGCAQVIAQARATPGCLDFLLAADPLEPGRIHVYERWESPEQLEAFRDSGPSEEQTVAILDAAVNRYLISGVEAP
- a CDS encoding gluconokinase, which gives rise to MPPGTAPGVVIGVDIGTTSTKAVAYGTDGRQLASHAAGYPLNDPQPGYAEQDPDVILAAVVGSIRSVVAELSTPVAGLAFCSAMHSLIGLDPDGNALTPSVTWADSRATRQAERLRAVPSGLALHRRTGTPMHPMSPLPKLLWYAEQEPMLFERVAHWGGIKEWVLGRLCDTLVIDHSIASATGLLDIHHLEWDIEALTIAGITEEQLPQLVATTAVLPGLTPWAAAAVGLPQRTPVVVGAGDGPLANLGLGAVHPGMVACSIGTSGAIRVMVERPGVDPLGGVFCYALTETRWTVGGAINNGGIVLKWAGAALAPELGEHSEAELVAIAARAPVGSGGLIMLPYLHSERAPHWSALPRGAYVGLTHGHRREHLVRAAMEGVCQQLALVLSSVRAAGNEVGEIRAGGGFAHSGLWRQMLADVLGVPVRFPAAHEGSSFGAALLGMQALGLIPSIDVAADLVRIDETIRPDPAAAATYAALLPLFAELYDALVPAFTSMRRLAPGLPAQPVTPAGPPM
- a CDS encoding MerR family transcriptional regulator, which translates into the protein MAYTVGQVARVAGVTVRTLHHYDEIGLLSPSGRTAAGYRRYDDADLQRLQLVLYYRELGFPLEQIAEIIDEPAADPAAHLRRQHELLTVRIKRLQEMVAAIEFAMEASKLNIHLTPEERFEVFGDFKPEEHEAEAERRWGGTDAYRESNRRVAGHSKEDWLRIKAESEEWGRRIVAVLASGAPADSPEAMELAEEHRQVISRWFYECSYEVHTGLADMYLADERFTAHYENIAPGLAEYLNEAIHANAISRA
- a CDS encoding WapI family immunity protein → MEIRSDDGARVRIRPVGYQPGIDPPDDPDRVSPGWQDWLLVEVDARTADGQTWSHHYPSLMVEEARALGSWLYGQARAAAQPAPPPAAVRFTEPNLALRSRVIRRRRLELIVEFSAESLPPWMRRPTTAIYPLILTVSADALTVAAAQWDGHCEAYPPRAPSRFPARGPLTRPRHVD
- a CDS encoding fibronectin type III domain-containing protein — its product is MADHTRHRYFSRSLRATALAVALVLPVSLISPPSAQAAPAAVTEEQLPACSDPSVPEDINHASIRLEGPTAGSEVAVDANGKIAINGYLHKQATMVDVSIEKTTSSSFTFGPPPPGVTNWSASWTTSMRPPHLGPVQVCSRAEREPHRYAKILRDITVVDLIPPSNVPGLTVGTITATSAKVTWNAATDNYGLAGYEVTVDGGTAQRTTVGTRSYSITGLQPSSNHTVSVVAIDLAGNRSATPATASFTTDALPPPPDVDAGLTLDPDEGGALASWHPQPANETSYRAYLDGQIYDQFSVEQLCVDGNGNVANPCTADSVIKLPIEPLEEYTSYAFRVEALRADGTVARELAGDFTTMVHVDEVSAATTQTTASEASQCAGAGGDFYIAASSRATVPVPAGSTEVFLGCYRASDSSCLDAFLPPSGEKLLDCADSITNMLFAVAPTGRGPVIASVDATPQARLLVPGATAPIAWCASGACATLLAPIAETVEVVALAPAAAAGTSWIVVGAAGIGIGVVLGVLLAILFPSTIGVNGLIEYPIEHDVDFDTFDNWGLDEGEWYNSLKVYAEVIKTTKLVADQRDLAFAWDSSEDSRLKRIIDAACTAQRGTQGKAGCDDNVIVYVPGGKNYRGEDLIYTGKHIVAAMGDGGFPQPPTRAVWFYPARSVNGQAARAKGYDHGWFNDAQFKPNACDVRVPGQTCDEFPFWATDQAVNLTGQVADLKLVPTTESLPQARDINSFYGKCKVTNETKFVVLPVKPWVDAGGPSFAFKVSGGGASLCMTPKAP